A single window of Leishmania panamensis strain MHOM/PA/94/PSC-1 chromosome 35 sequence DNA harbors:
- a CDS encoding hypothetical protein (TriTrypDB/GeneDB-style sysID: LpmP.35.1150) — protein sequence MLRRASTLPQRVAVRRPSLTAAGVAVVFAPSNSFAYWVSRRDYHGFQFASFHGWTLPYGGKSTRVTKEELENQRFFTERPREKWDYHRVDENINSQSELRNAEGREQFYQGSREDNTTTNHGSLHTPPKYRLYEYFDEYTKPGVNTKVAAAYAVKEQWDAEEFYYPGEAWQRNRPGFRSVPKELLNRQTWYHWSHALTKWDEIQPTIRTRSWNPDWPPPGYEVPKLQCKKEFYFGMEDEGLVSEVERYNWFRSWSDSNMRVGWREIPLFMMLLGTLYLIARNAMSVTVMRAMSSNMYYPGRTFIRPFGVPKDWEKECFWWQRPLEEFPNQDQVWYWTHARFGYINYIKQRDAREKAMMDAEAAAAAAAAS from the coding sequence ATGCTCCGTCGTGCGTCGACGTTGCCTCAGCgtgtggcggtgcgccggCCCTCCCTCACTGCTGCGGGTGTCGCCGTTGTGTTCGCACCTTCTAACAGCTTCGCGTATTGGGTGTCTCGGCGCGACTACCATGGCTTTCAGTTCGCCAGTTTTCATGGTTGGACGCTACCGTACGGTGGCAAGTCGACCCGTGTCACGAAGGAGGAGTTGGAGAATCAGCGCTTCTTCACGGAGCGACCGCGGGAGAAGTGGGACTACCACCGCGTCGACGAGAACATCAACTCGCAGTCTGAGCTCCGCAATGCGGAGGGGCGTGAGCAGTTCTACCAGGGGTCACGTGAGGATAACACGACAACAAACCATGGCAGTCTGCACACGCCGCCCAAGTACCGCTTGTACGAGTACTTTGACGAGTACACAAAGCCTGGCGTAAACACGAAGGTAGCCGCGGCGTACGCGGTTAAAGAGCAATGGGATGCGGAGGAGTTCTACTATCCTGGTGAGGCGTGGCAGCGCAACCGTCCTGGGTTTCGTAGTGTGCCCAAGGAACTTCTGAATCGGCAGACGTGGTACCACTGGTCGCACGCGCTGACCAAGTGGGACGAGATTCAGCCTACTATCCGTACCCGCTCCTGGAACCCAGACTGGCCGCCACCGGGCTACGAGGTGCCGAAGCTCCAATGCAAGAAGGAGTTTTACTTTGGCATGGAAGATGAAGGACTCGTGTCGGAGGTGGAGCGGTACAACTGGTTCCGCTCGTGGAGCGACAGCAACATGCGTGTTGGGTGGCGTGAAATTCCGTTGTTCATGATGCTGTTGGGCACACTCTACCTCATCGCCCGCAACGCCATGTCGGTGACGGTGATGCGGGCGATGAGCAGTAACATGTACTACCCCGGTCGCACTTTTATCCGCCCATTTGGTGTGCCGAAGGACTGGGAGAAGGAGTGCTTCTGGTGGCAGAGGCCGCTGGAGGAGTTTCCGAACCAGGACCAGGTATGGTACTGGACCCACGCGCGCTTTGGTTACATCAACTACATTAAGCAACGCGATGCTCGCGAGAAGGCCATGATGGACGcggaggctgctgctgctgctgctgctgccagctAG
- a CDS encoding ribosomal protein L24, putative (TriTrypDB/GeneDB-style sysID: LpmP.35.1100) codes for MRTIECEFSHFAVHPGHGRRYVPFAFLSTKPVLTFSRPKCFALYMRKKNPRFIPWTRTYRRIHRKTTTDRVNRRRAARAVRVQRAIVGADLSYIQEVRATRKEDRSAKAKAVRAEVAERKAAKK; via the coding sequence ATGCGTACGATCGAGTGCGAGTTCTCCCACTTCGCGGTGCACCCCGGCCACGGCCGCCGGTACGTGCCCTTCGCGTTCCTGTCCACGAAGCCGGTGCTGACCTTCTCGCGCCCGAAGTGCTTCGCGCTGTACATGCGCAAGAAGAACCCGAGGTTTATTCCGTGGACGCGCACGTACCGCCGCATCCACCGCAAGACGACGACGGACCGCGTgaaccgccgccgcgctgctcgcgcGGTGAGGGTGCAGCGTGCGATCGTTGGTGCCGACCTGTCCTACATCCAGGAGGTGCGCGCGACACGCAAGGAGGACCGCTCCGCCAAGGCCAAGGCCGTCCGCGCGGAGGTCGCCGAGCGCAAGGCCGCCAAGAAGTGA
- a CDS encoding nucleoplasmin-like protein (NLP), putative (TriTrypDB/GeneDB-style sysID: LpmP.35.1090) gives MITARSPYQVYKAADVKGTVTDFNSLPPEEVLPYKITSSEETLVASLSVVERSEEQRGKYAVSALHAARVYVSDLISYIPLSARSQTAKRVEINTDAIVRTVVLFATNTELLQSVKNIVLANASGAHISLKDLSDLEGVLNAMEKEHRQKAKGAGEKVDMLRKVAPEPMIVPSSPATSKGATALATGEDGGGAAQNSTGSLRQRRRRSQSTDGPAANADSHGDAAALKVAKIEVDGDNTPLAAVYAPTPSSGLKSLRTGRGGGLVWGRLRSLTNNEKKVVAMLHSTIQVLGHIFATKFNDLVPIFDTLQKQLRMAQAVMDAERAQYEARTDKRALEPFHGVTLDAVQLALEQSSDTFRNDEECRYELDEDLLHPIAHACLSVINHIEGFLTEPFKGPTPEELARKQLLRDAARTKRDEAKRRVLEKAEAKAELERKKEEERQLMRRRLGDGSDEYEEDLQEDTTLVTPSTLGYVAYDAGLPLGTPELFEKALYIWGMLVSVPRALSLSQMRFTTFLKGIECEDQDANGLMEEVTKCLLNVSIDNLRFRSPEAPRIMTRGKNWFDALVEFVGVSSGNKKKRRQQQRRASSTEEDEEESDEKDDSDGESDVASSISSSPSSAASKGNDANTSAEEGGSRLEENPAAAGAEGGESAAEAVAEEEVDTDPFLLELKITMMKVAELRSLASWGNVDVIDRLNLLQFCVLEALSSDGVRSEADRLEKDREDETLNVEKKLKEIREEAEKELKALLRTLPPVTTTTARNAKKMPRSKRKTESVKTEDDQGSSNAEDGKQDGDEAEGCQEAKAKAAGEGAERTFEAEREAILKGVDRKREEIYARLLSLQDGNDHGAIIEPLGMDRYRRLYWRFPMEREVYVQSVPHLTAAAFPVLTEPPELKQRRAPSRPLLLDEEERSLQGRRRRDDRGSTAASDPTDVNDDKSAVQTMWGFIPCNYLGTFLQTLDRRGEREAPLRHALEMVEPYLTTLEEPREVRETRARAHMFGYLNRLKTDFTY, from the coding sequence ATGATCACCGCTCGGTCACCTTATCAAGTGTATAAGGCGGCGGACGTTAAGGGAACCGTCACCGACTTCAACTCTCTGCCGCCTGAGGAGGTACTGCCGTACAAGATCACATCCTCGGAGGAGACATTGGTGGCGTCACTCTCTGTTGTCGAGCGAAGCGAGGAACAGCGAGGCAAGTACGCCGTCTCAGCCCTGCACGCCGCGAGGGTCTACGTCTCTGACCTCATCAGCTACATTCCCCTGTCCGCCCGCTCGCAGACGGCCAAGAGAGTCGAAATTAACACTGACGCGATTGTACGCACTGTCGTGCTGTTTGCCACCAACACAGAACTCCTTCAAAGTGTTAAAAACATCGTTCTTGCGAACGCCTCAGGGGCGCACATATCGCTGAAGGATCTCTCGGATCTAGAAGGCGTGCTGAACGCGATGGAAAAGGAGCACCGGCAGAAAGCGAAAGGCGCTGGGGAGAAGGTGGACATGCTGCGCAAGGTTGCGCCAGAGCCGATGATCGTCCCCTCCAGCCCAGCGACGTCGAAAGGTGCGACAGCGTTGGCCACAGGCGaggacggcggtggcgccgcgcaGAATTCCACAGGGTCtttgcggcagcgtcgccggcgcTCACAGTCTACCGACGGCCCTGCCGCCAACGCAGACTCACATGGAGATGCCGCGGCACTCAAGGTGGCGAAGATCGAGGTGGACGGAGACAATACTCCTCTCGCCGCTGTGTATGCGCCAACGCCATCTAGCGGGCTCAAGAGTCTGCGCACCggccgaggcggcggtcTAGTGTGgggccgcctccgcagcctaacaaacaacgaaaagaagGTCGTCGCGATGCTGCACTCCACGATTCAGGTGCTGGGGCATATCTTCGCGACCAAGTTCAACGACCTCGTCCCCATCTTCGACACGCTTCAGAAGCAACTCAGAATGGCACAAGCCGTCATGGATGCCGAGCGCGCACAGTACGAAGCAAGGACGGACAAAAGAGCCTTAGAGCCGTTTCACGGGGTCACCCTGGATGCCGTGCAGCTTGCTCTAGAGCAGTCGAGCGACACATTCCGCAACGACGAGGAGTGCCGCTACGAGCTCGATGAGGACCTCTTGCACCCCATCGCCCACGCCTGCCTGAGTGTCATCAACCACATTGAGGGCTTCTTGACTGAGCCATTCAAGGGCCCGACGCCGGAGGAGTTGGCAaggaagcagctgctgcgtgatgCCGCACGGACCAAGCGCGACGAGGCGAAGCGTCGGGTTCTTGAAAAGGCGGAAGCcaaggcggagctggagcgcaaaaaagaggaagagcggcagctgatgcggcggcgactTGGCGACGGCAGTGACGAGTACGAGGAAGACCTTCAAGAAGACACCACGCTCGTCACCCCGTCTACGTTAGGGTACGTGGCGTACGATGCGGGGCTACCGCTTGGCACTCCTGAACTCTTTGAAAAGGCGCTGTATATATGGGGCATGCTCGTCTCAGTGCCACGTGCGCTCAGTCTGTCACAGATGCGATTTACTACCTTCCTGAAAGGAATCGAGTGTGAGGACCAGGACGCGAATGGgctgatggaggaggtgaccAAGTGTCTGCTCAACGTTTCGATAGATAACCTGCGCTTCCGCTCTCCCGAGGCGCCGCGTATCATGACGCGCGGCAAGAACTGGTTCGATGCCCTTGTCGAGTTTGTCGGAGTGTCAAGtggaaacaaaaagaagcgacggcagcagcaacgccgcgcCTCTAGTaccgaggaggatgaggaagaaAGCGACGAGAAGgatgacagcgacggcgagagcGATGTAGCCTCCTCGATATCGTCTTCGCCATCTTCCGCTGCGTCAAAAGGGAACGACGCCAACACGTCAGCTGAAGAGGGGGGCTCACGGCTCGAGGAGAACCCAGCAGCTGCCGGGGCGGAGGGAGGCGAAAGCGCCGCTGAGGCGGttgcggaagaggaggtggataCAGACCCGTTCTTGCTGGAGCTGAAGATAACAATGATGAAGGTAGCAGAGCTGCGTTCCTTGGCGTCTTGGGGAAACGTCGACGTTATTGATCGCCTTAATCTGCTTCAGTTCTGTGTGCTAGAGGCACtgagcagcgacggcgtgcGCAGCGAAGCAGACCGTCTTGAGAAGGACCGCGAAGATGAAACGTTGAACGTTGAGAAGAAGCTAAAGGAGATTcgtgaggaggcggagaaggagttAAAGGCGCTGTTGCGCACGTTGCCGCCAGTGACTACCACAACTGCCCGCAATGCGAAAAAAATGCCAAGGAGCAAGCGAAAGACCGAGTCAGTGAAGACGGAGGACGACCAAGGCTCCAGCAACGCCGAGGATGGCAAGCAGGACGGTGACGAGGCTGAGGGCTGTCAAGAAGCGAAGGCAAAGGccgcaggggagggggcggagaggaCTTTTGAGGCCGAGCGGGAAGCTATCCTCAAGGGTGTCGATCGCAAGCGCGAGGAGATCTATGCGCGATTGCTCAGCTTGCAGGATGGCAATGACCACGGCGCCATTATCGAGCCGCTTGGCATGGACCGCTATCGGCGCCTTTATTGGCGTTTTCCAATGGAGCGGGAAGTTTACGTGCAAAGCGTACCCCATCTCACGGCCGCCGCATTCCCTGTCCTGACCGAGCCACCGGAACTcaagcagcgccgtgccCCCTCGCGGCCACTTCTCctggatgaggaggagagatCATTGCAGGGCCGGCGACGGCGTGATGACCGAGGTTCAACCGCGGCGAGCGATCCGACTGACGTCAATGACGACAAGAGTGCAGTTCAGACTATGTGGGGTTTTATTCCCTGCAACTACCTCGGGACCTTTCTGCAGACTCTGGACCGTCGCGGGGAGCGGGAGGCCCCGTTGCGGCACGCACTAGAGATGGTGGAGCCGTACCTGACAACTTTGGAAGAGCCACGAGAAGTGCGTGAGACACgggcacgcgcgcacatgtTTGGCTACTTGAACCGCCTGAAGACCGACTTCACGTACTGA
- a CDS encoding hypothetical protein (TriTrypDB/GeneDB-style sysID: LpmP.35.1140): MTSTVAAVSQTQSLAAIRNFVRASVSCITYARGLCSDNAFEQRPFLGLPLRQLIPSTTESITISEWIEKGAFDALNRHYLKEMSLCVFDAECRELLESYCFGFNYTDDGKRAQMTLNTPQTIAGGADTTALSQSSGSAVAIPAYRKRRCTKQEVQLLLTSILGRLMDVVESLPPLLSERVLTMRLTYYDEVTPASYEPPCFAPASEHMTHLYQDEVKHRVHLGSMDTSHHLFSVALRHPLLLTIHSQVTDRTAPRMVEETARAQSAAIVTPSDPLRSGLESSFSSEPVLASAAAQGSATVMPAMTRNCASCRSFLSTDGERAAVDTVSYEEEDAGNCSFGEGCGGAGGTIRTGEALQPCKVAKLDGVHRLIEKSSSDSERPGLKPVELTYLLFAALVLTKSPSARGGRGQLTADEVEAYRTRQCPFDISAKAAQLVLQRLSTEGFLQQCDVRGVPAQKTPRIQEGSTPSPAIREWTVSDPPASLLQQLMQLGALTELLTHESHHVLQELYVHLAREESRRAPRAMAAKATLGRISTTGGSRKRWSR; the protein is encoded by the coding sequence ATGACGTCGACAGTGGCGGCCGTGAGCCAGACGCAGAGCCTTGCGGCGATTCGTAATTTTGTGCGTGCCTCCGTGTCGTGCATCACGTATGCACGGGGACTCTGCAGCGACAACGCCTTTGAGCAGCGCCCGTTTCTTGGTCTCCCGCTTCGCCAGCTCATCCCCTCCACCACGGAGTCCATCACGATCTCTGAGTGGATTGAGAAGGGCGCCTTTGACGCGCTAAATCGCCACTACCTGAAGGAGATGTCCCTCTGCGTGTTCGACGCGGAGTGCCgagagctgctggagagctACTGCTTTGGCTTCAATTACACGGATGACGGCAAGCGGGCGCAGATGACGCTCAACACCCCACAAACGATAGCAGGTGGTGCTGACACGACGGCACTCTCGCAgagtagcggcagcgctgttgccATCCCGGCCTATCGCAAGCGGCGGTGCACGAAGcaagaggtgcagctgcttctcacGTCCATCCTGGGGCGGCTGATGGATGTGGTGGAAAGtctaccgccgctgctctctgaGCGGGTGCTCACGATGCGCCTCACCTACTACGATGAGGTGACCCCAGCCTCCTATGAGCCTCCCTGTTTTGCGCCGGCAAGCGAGCATATGACTCACCTTTACCAGGACGAGGTAAAGCACCGTGTGCACCTCGGGTCCATGGACACCAgtcaccacctcttctccgtcgCTCTACGACACCCGTTGCTCCTGACGATTCATAGTCAGGTAACCGATAGGACTGCTCCGAGAATGGTAGAGGAGACGGCAAGAGCACAGAGTGCTGCGATCGTGACGCCCTCTGATCCCCTGCGCTCTGGGTTGGAGAGCTCTTTCTCGTCAGAGCCGGTGTTAGcgagtgctgcagcgcaaggaAGCGCCACGGTCATGCCCGCCATGACCAGAAACTGTGCCTCATGCCGGTCTTTTCTTTCTACTGACGGAGAACGCGCCGCAGTCGACACTGTGAGTtatgaagaggaggacgcggGGAACTGCTCGTTCGGCGAGGGGTGCGGGGGCGCGGGTGGCACGATACGCACTGGTGAGGCGCTGCAACCCTGCAAGGTGGCGAAGCTCGATGGCGTCCACCGCCTGATAGAGAAGAGCAGCTCGGACAGTGAGCGGCCCGGGTTGAAGCCAGTGGAATTGACGTACTTGCTGTTTGCCGCGCTCGTCCTAACGAAATCGCCTAGCGCGCGTGGTGGTCGCGGGCAACTGACTGCTGACGAAGTAGAGGCCTATCGCACGCGTCAGTGCCCCTTCGACATTTCTGCCAAGGCAGCTCAGCTCGTCCTGCAGCGACTGAGTACGGAAGGAttcctgcagcagtgcgacgTCCGCGGAGTTCCGGCTCAGAAGACGCCGAGGATCCAAGAAGGGAGCACACCGAGTCCTGCAATCAGAGAGTGGACTGTTTCAGACCCACCCGCATCGCTTCTCCAGCAACTCATGCAGCTCGGTGCTCTGACAGAGCTCCTGACGCATGAGTCCCACCATGTCCTGCAGGAGCTCTATGTACACCTGGCGCGGGAAGAGTCGAGAAGGGCGCCACGGGCGATGGCTGCCAAGGCGACTTTGGGCCGCATCAGCACCACTGGCGGGAGTCGAAAGCGGTGGTCTCGCTGA
- a CDS encoding hypothetical protein (TriTrypDB/GeneDB-style sysID: LpmP.35.1120) encodes MPFLRTFTVFCIIAGVLLQNCAALTPSRAVRPFETKFSSLSEACRGVLETECPPDRLGRADCLMARTEGNENHECKLWLSWRATCFAYAMVKLIPQGKCNFTSDQMTSELVLQCLRVTDAKELPTACSASPYFKSIMLHAPRRMDSDGTADL; translated from the coding sequence ATGCCTTTCCTGCGCACGTTTACGGTGTTCTGCATCATCGCCGGCGTACTGCTGCAGAACTGCGCGGCTCTGACACCCTCGCGAGCAGTGCGGCCGTTTGAAACAAAGTTCAGTTCTCTGAGTGAGGCATGCCGCGGTGTTCTCGAGACGGAGTGCCCACCGGACAGGTTGGGTCGCGCGGACTGCTTGATGGCGCGCACAGAGGGCAACGAGAATCATGAGTGCAAACTGTGGCTCTCCTGGCGAGCGACTTGCTTTGCTTACGCGATGGTGAAACTCATACCTCAAGGCAAGTGCAACTTTACATCAGATCAGATGACGTCAGAACTGGTCTTGCAATGTCTCCGCGTTACTGACGCGAAGGAACTGCCGACTGCTTGCTCCGCTTCCCCCTACTTCAAGTCGATCATGCTCCATGCCCCGCGACGCATGGACAGCGACGGTACGGCGGATCTGTAG
- a CDS encoding hypothetical protein (TriTrypDB/GeneDB-style sysID: LpmP.35.1160), whose translation MESYRQHMTLSSNPLVVFVFEHNSAAAPTFWAPLLRNISTELDGFGIEVADVPASSETGQSLVQAMNAGSGPVILFFQGVGDTPAEGGKALKLPIAYQGSIDIPNILSWSLSCISSSATHRIHNDVDLAHFFAQYPQYPALPHVLYFPSKSYTPGGYLALSHRFASDAVFGVVPNAFAAPNATIIAQRYNITSKDNLPALLVLHKAAADDIGDSNEFDRVIRMPDTSSSSLSYREALLFLSTHITDTVAALVAKAKSTENQHFLKVAESRRLYMMTQLIERQADIAEEERLQVAREPIFVKDQASWAKKCVQLPKKHRCLAVFVDSTGDSAAKEKAGAVLSTLAVRLLEMMGLEAQKVSLVVVDRQGSDAVREYFDVGQNGFPDVLFLSLDRPAKYYNFVGAFSAEGLMQFVASHDARLAKKEVSGGHIFIPRMAPKLEEAPAMPHSGNEDEGDL comes from the coding sequence ATGGAGTCGTACCGTCAGCACATGACCCTCAGCTCCAACCCTCTCGTCGTGTTTGTCTTTGAGCAtaacagcgccgccgcgcctaCGTTTTGGGCCCCGCTGCTACGGAACATCTCGACGGAGCTTGATGGGTTTGGCATTGAGGTGGCTGACGTGCCCGCGTCTTCGGAAACTGGACAATCACTAGTGCAAGCTATGAACGCTGGCAGCGGCCCTGTCATCTTATTTTTCCAAGGCGTCGGCGATACGCCTGCTGAGGGTGGCAAGGCCTTGAAGCTCCCCATTGCCTATCAAGGCAGTATTGACATACCGAACATCCTCTCGTGGAGTCTGTCGTGCATTTCGTCGTCTGCCACGCATCGGATTCACAACGATGTCGATCTCGCCCACTTCTTCGCACAGTACCCTCAGTACCCCGCGCTCCCGCATGTTCTCTACTTTCCTTCCAAGAGTTACACCCCAGGCGGCTACCTCGCTCTCAGCCATCGCTTCGCCTCCGACGCTGTGTTCGGTGTCGTGCCGAATGCATTCGCGGCGCCAAACGCGACCATCATCGCGCAGCGGTACAATATCACTAGCAAAGACAATCTACCGGCCCTACTGGTGCTCCACAAGGCCGCAGCGGACGATATCGGAGACAGCAACGAGTTCGACCGTGTTATTCGAATGCCTGacacgtcctcctcctcgctttccTATCGGGAGGCGCTATTGTTTCTCTCGACGCACATCACGGACACTGTCGCCGCGCTTGTGGCGAAGGCCAAATCTACGGAAAACCAGCACTTTCTCAAGGTAGCAGAAAGTCGACGCCTCTACATGATGACGCAGCTGATTGAGCGGCAGGCTGATATTGCAGAGGAGGAACGGCTGCAGGTAGCACGTGAACCGATTTTCGTGAAGGATCAAGCAAGCTGGGCAAAGAAGTGCGTGCAGCTGCCCAAGAAGCACCGTTGTCTCGCTGTATTTGTCGACTCTACGGGCGACTCagcagcaaaggagaaggccGGGGCGGTGCTTTCGACTCTCGCGGTCAGGCTGCTGGAAATGATGGGGCTAGAGGCGCAAAAAGTGTCCCTCGTCGTCGTAGACCGGCAAGGAAGCGATGCCGTGCGCGAGTACTTCGATGTGGGCCAGAATGGCTTCCCCGAtgtccttttcctttccttggACCGCCCAGCCAAGTACTACAACTTTGTcggcgccttctccgccgAGGGCCTGATGCAGTTTGTGGCGTCTCATGATGCGCGCCTGGCAAAGAAGGAGGTTTCAGGCGGACACATCTTCATTCCGCGTATGGCGCCAAAGCTGGAGGAAGCGCCGGCGATGCCGCACAGCGGCAACGAGGATGAGGGAGATTTGTAA
- a CDS encoding short chain 3-hydroxyacyl-CoA dehydrogenase, putative (TriTrypDB/GeneDB-style sysID: LpmP.35.1170) encodes MFRCTPSALFKSLAVWGGGTMGGGIAQVTAQAGVPVTVVEISNARLDVSRKMIEASLLRIANKKCDRDESKMKTFVDTVLSHITFTTSESVAAGNAELIIEAIVENIDAKKKLFARLDKLAPRSTVFCSNTSSLSITEMASVTTRTERFAGLHFFSPVPMMKLLEVVRTEEVKPEVIEQLTAFCKKVGKIPVIAKDTPGFIVNRLLVPYQMEACRLVERGVATFQDVDTAMKFGCGYPMGPFELSDSVGIDVIKFIVDGWHNMYPDEPLFKPSPLINERVAAGKLGKKTGEGYYKYDSKGHKINS; translated from the coding sequence ATGTTTCGATGCACCCCCTCTGCGCTTTTCAAGTCGCTTGCCGTgtggggcggcggcacgatGGGTGGCGGTATCGCGCAGGTTACAGCTCAGGCGGGTGTCCCAGTGACTGTGGTGGAGATTTCGAATGCGCGGCTGGACGTGTCGCGCAAGATGATCGAagcgtcgttgctgcgcaTTGCCAACAAAAAATGTGACAGAGATGAAAGCAAGATGAAGACCTTCGTGGACACGGTGCTTTCTCACATCACGTTCACAACGAGCGAATCCGTGGCTGCTGGCAACGCGGAGCTGATCATCGAGGCGATTGTGGAAAACATTGACGCGAAGAAGAAGCTCTTCGCTCGTCTGGACAAACTGGCACCAAGGTCGACGGTATTCTGCTCGAACACATCGTCGCTGAGTATCACCGAGATGGCGTCCGTGACAACCCGAACGGAGCGTTTCGCTGGCCTGCACTTCTTTTCGCCTGTGCCGATGatgaagctgctggaggtggtgcgcaccGAGGAGGTGAAGCCGGAGGTAATCGAACAGCTGACCGCCTTTTGCAAGAAGGTGGGGAAGATCCCCGTCATTGCAAAGGACACTCCGGGGTTCATCGTGAACCGCCTTCTCGTGCCCTATCAAATGGAGGCGTGCCGACTAGTCGAGCGTGGTGTCGCGACGTTCCAGGATGTGGACACGGCTATGAAGTTTGGCTGCGGCTACCCGATGGGTCCGTTTGAACTCAGTGACAGTGTCGGCATCGACGTGATCAAGTTCATTGTGGACGGCTGGCACAACATGTACCCGGACGAGCCGCTCTTCAAGCCTTCACCCCTAATCAATGAGCGGGTCGCCGCTGGAAAGCTTGGTAAAAAGACTGGCGAAGGGTACTACAAGTACGACAGCAAGGGACACAAGATCAACTCCTGA
- a CDS encoding hypothetical protein (TriTrypDB/GeneDB-style sysID: LpmP.35.1110), whose amino-acid sequence MPLTSTMATEHGGRRIYHVGNAVLSVVVFLITVVLSMIVLDPQFSSYLLSARYRTPPIGFTERELLEGFTPVVVDAEKHTVLVVPVAGVQSARYVSRALGAFFSVDLPFASGSGAMVNNGKETEMPSRLVIALADVFSAVLLRDGVDNATQSHDTTSQRGGTVPFSTRRRSVLHLCSALSCVTPYVAQQWSDRIATASLRTHRTAYRATTFGSRTRPITNFALVFGEASESLAAMRELAEHRVLTPQFPPTRLKHRPAMPLVGRLDYADLQALCSSCKQCSYRSSVKHAQLATVLKTQAEQLPTEDSRRRLFKEWVRHNDSYSGTSTWGTVEVVPFAFVVFEDSYTLHDFSPDLVHVDVGSGDSVAALAYLKALVSATGVPEPLQPRNLLVSLFASEWVNDIVDTLLQLQVGQHYHAIPLHNSCIGLEMFDPREEWSVAHLRSWWNKSSLVGTYVSPFLEQSRATQTPLCTVLLSLQVHTLDKLLQMTSKVVRSYPPAASPVERFFYYSAGLSPADEEPLTAPPHDATDAKTSTVASASSGVGEVIGFVAQNIYFLIPVGIGFALTQNLCRRRRVCG is encoded by the coding sequence ATGCCGCTGACGTCTACAATGGCCACGGAACACGGGGGTCGCCGCATTTATCACGTAGGCAATGCTGTACTATCAGTTGTTGTGTTTCTGATTACCGTAGTGCTTTCGATGATTGTGCTTGACCCACAGTTCAGCAGCTATTTACTCTCTGCGCGGTATCGCACACCTCCGATAGGTTtcacagagagggagctTCTCGAAGGTTTTACTCCCGTTGTAGTTGATGCGGAGAAACACACTGTACTGGTCGTGCCCGTGGCAGGCGTGCAGAGCGCGAGGTACGTGTCCAGGGCCCTCGGCGCTTTTTTCTCAGTCGATCTCCCTTTTGCCAGTGGCTCCGGCGCCATGGTAAATAATGGGAAGGAGACGGAGATGCCTTCGCGGCTGGTGATTGCATTAGCAGACGTCTTCAGCGCCGTGCTTCTGCGCGACGGAGTTGACAACGCTACGCAGTCGCATGACACAACCAGTCAGAGGGGCGGGACTGTCCCTTTCTCAACACGACGACGTTCTGTGCTACACCTCTGCAGCGCCCTGTCATGCGTGACACCGTATGTCGCCCAGCAGTGGTCTGACCGAATCGCGACGGCATCGCTGAGGACTCATCGAACCGCCTACCGCGCTACGACCTTCGGCTCACGCACACGTCCTATAACCAACTTTGCTCTTGTATTTGGTGAGGCGAGTGAGTCACTGGCTGCAATGCGGGAACTGGCGGAGCACCGTGTATTGACTCCCCAGTTTCCGCCCACCCGCTTGAAACACAGGCCAGCCATGCCGCTTGTCGGGCGTCTGGACTATGCTGATCTGCAGGCCTTGTGCAGTTCATGCAAACAGTGCAGCTACCGGTCCTCCGTGAAGCACGCTCAACTGGCCACGGTCCTAAAAAcgcaggcggagcagctgcctACCGAGGATTCCAGAAGACGCTTGTTCAAGGAGTGGGTGCGGCATAATGACTCTTACTCGGGCACCTCCACATGGGGTACCGTGGAGGTGGTTCCCTTTGCCTTCGTTGTTTTTGAGGACTCGTACACACTGCACGACTTTTCGCCGGACTTGGTACACGTGGACGtgggcagcggtgacagcgTGGCAGCCCTTGCGTACCTCAAAGCTCTTGTCTCGGCTACTGGAGTACCAGAGCCTCTGCAGCCGAGAAACCTGCTTGTGTCGCTTTTTGCTTCAGAGTGGGTAAACGACATTGTTGACACGCTGCTACAGCTACAAGTAGGGCAGCACTACCATGCGATACCACTGCACAACTCGTGCATCGGACTGGAGATGTTTGACCCTCGTGAAGAGTGGAGTGTGGCACACTTGCGGTCATGGTGGAACAAAAGCTCGCTGGTGGGCACATATGTTAGCCCCTTTCTCGAGCAGAGTCGTGCTACACAGACACCGTTGTGCACCGTCTTGCTGTCACTGCAAGTGCACACGCTTGACAAACTCCTGCAGATGACATCGAAAGTAGTTCGCTCGTACCCACCTGCCGCCTCACCGGTGGAGCGCTTTTTCTACTACTCCGCGGGTCTGTCACCTGCGGACGAAGAGCCCCtcacggcgccgccgcatgATGCGACGGACGCCAAGACGTCCACCGTCGCCAGCGCATCCAGTGGCGTAGGTGAGGTAATTGGCTTTGTTGCGCAGAACATTTACTTTTTGATCCCGGTTGGCATTGGCTTTGCTCTGACGCAGAACctctgtcgtcgtcgtcgggTGTGCGGATGA